In Natrinema amylolyticum, the following are encoded in one genomic region:
- a CDS encoding translation initiation factor eIF-1A gives MTEDSGRRNLRMPNSDEVFAVVTEHLGGNHVRLRCEDGEERLGRIPGRMKYRTWIEQDDIVVAEPWDWQDEKATIEWRYTGQDADQLRREGHID, from the coding sequence GTGACAGAAGACTCCGGGCGACGGAACCTCCGTATGCCCAACAGCGATGAAGTATTCGCCGTCGTAACCGAACACCTCGGTGGCAATCACGTCCGCCTCCGCTGTGAGGACGGCGAGGAGCGACTCGGCCGCATCCCGGGTCGCATGAAATACCGTACCTGGATCGAGCAAGACGACATCGTCGTCGCCGAGCCGTGGGACTGGCAAGACGAGAAGGCCACCATCGAGTGGCGCTACACCGGCCAGGACGCAGATCAACTGCGTCGCGAAGGCCACATCGATTGA
- a CDS encoding fumarylacetoacetate hydrolase family protein, translating into MKLARIATDDGPVTGRYEDGVVHTDDGVYEISTDDDFLPPCEPSALYCVGRNFAATLDQMEYERPDEPDFFIKPPASLVGQGDPIPYPEFSDEVTYAGELAAVIDEPCRNLSEDEVPDVVRGYTILNDMDALDQGGRTARKAFDASGPLGPWIETAVDPTEIDMHTDVAGERRQEANTELMLFDPYEVISYLSRHFTFRPGDVISFGSPANPGLVEPGDTVEITYEGVGTLRNTVVDSSEREKLSLESEPSRT; encoded by the coding sequence ATGAAACTCGCGCGGATCGCGACGGACGACGGGCCGGTCACGGGACGGTACGAGGACGGCGTCGTCCACACGGACGACGGCGTCTACGAGATCAGTACGGACGACGACTTCCTGCCGCCGTGCGAGCCCTCGGCGCTGTACTGCGTCGGGCGCAACTTCGCGGCGACGCTCGACCAGATGGAGTACGAGCGACCCGACGAACCCGACTTCTTCATCAAGCCGCCGGCGTCGCTCGTCGGCCAAGGGGACCCGATTCCCTACCCCGAATTCAGCGACGAGGTAACCTACGCCGGCGAACTCGCAGCCGTCATCGACGAGCCCTGCCGGAACCTCTCCGAAGACGAAGTACCCGACGTCGTCCGCGGCTACACGATTCTGAACGACATGGACGCGCTCGATCAGGGCGGTCGAACGGCCCGCAAGGCGTTCGACGCCTCCGGCCCGCTCGGTCCGTGGATCGAGACCGCCGTCGACCCGACGGAGATCGACATGCACACCGACGTCGCGGGCGAGCGCCGCCAAGAGGCCAACACCGAACTGATGCTCTTCGACCCGTACGAGGTCATTTCGTACCTCTCCCGCCACTTCACCTTCCGCCCCGGCGACGTGATCTCCTTCGGCAGCCCCGCCAACCCCGGCCTCGTCGAACCCGGCGACACCGTTGAGATCACCTACGAGGGCGTCGGCACGCTCCGAAACACGGTCGTCGACTCGAGCGAACGGGAGAAGCTGTCGCTCGAGTCGGAACCGTCTCGCACATAG
- a CDS encoding YkgJ family cysteine cluster protein produces MSADATRRVEVYPDREVVVEFDPDLTFECVDDCTWCCHHGVLLYDRDLLELAQRANLSETTTEFRGEKFVTREGKDREDHVAEDGSACAFLREDGLCSLHLEEDWKPTRCSVFPLGVWLEDGDLHVDIRDSAHEHCEGLNVSERSVIDNLEAFLPELLWELENPDSDREL; encoded by the coding sequence GTGAGCGCTGACGCTACGCGACGCGTCGAGGTGTACCCCGACCGCGAGGTCGTCGTCGAGTTCGACCCCGACCTCACCTTCGAGTGCGTCGACGACTGCACGTGGTGCTGTCACCACGGCGTGCTCCTCTACGACAGAGACCTCCTCGAGTTGGCCCAACGGGCGAATCTCTCCGAGACGACGACGGAGTTCCGCGGCGAGAAGTTCGTCACGCGCGAGGGGAAAGACCGTGAGGACCACGTCGCCGAGGACGGCTCGGCCTGTGCGTTCCTCCGGGAGGACGGCCTCTGTTCGCTGCACCTAGAGGAGGACTGGAAACCGACGCGGTGTTCGGTCTTTCCGCTCGGCGTCTGGCTCGAGGACGGCGACCTCCACGTCGACATTCGGGACTCGGCCCACGAGCACTGTGAGGGGCTGAACGTCAGCGAACGAAGCGTTATCGACAACCTCGAGGCCTTTCTGCCGGAACTCCTCTGGGAGCTCGAGAACCCGGATTCGGACCGCGAACTCTAG
- a CDS encoding adenosylcobinamide amidohydrolase, which yields MTESDPDYDALRRDGVLRVTRPDTEWLSTGWNGGRSTTDCAYNVSVPEGWDRTDLETYVDDRLERAGFETSAGTAAAAGPVLLTGVDIANARGARRGPVTAYATAGISNPAALPMEPTPTDESDSAEGTADDSGLERGRGTVNVIVGTTRALAPGALENLIAVAAEAKAATLLAETGFPGTTTDAVVVGHDPSGSTANFSGSGTEVGAATRACVRDAVRASLRARYAAADADLPASVDDATHGVSTDGRANVFRPALATDRSQPDS from the coding sequence ATGACCGAGTCGGACCCGGATTACGACGCGCTCCGACGAGACGGCGTGCTTCGAGTCACTCGACCGGACACCGAGTGGCTCTCGACCGGCTGGAACGGCGGCCGCTCGACGACCGACTGCGCGTACAACGTCTCGGTCCCGGAGGGGTGGGATCGGACGGATCTCGAGACCTACGTCGACGACCGCCTCGAGCGGGCGGGATTCGAGACGAGCGCCGGGACCGCGGCCGCGGCCGGACCGGTGCTGTTGACCGGCGTCGATATCGCGAACGCTCGCGGCGCTCGCCGCGGCCCGGTGACGGCCTACGCGACCGCCGGGATTTCGAACCCCGCCGCGCTACCGATGGAGCCGACCCCCACCGACGAGTCCGATTCCGCCGAGGGCACAGCCGACGACTCGGGACTCGAGCGGGGACGAGGGACCGTCAACGTTATCGTCGGAACGACGCGGGCGCTCGCACCGGGCGCGCTCGAGAACCTGATCGCGGTCGCGGCGGAGGCGAAGGCGGCGACGCTGCTCGCTGAGACCGGTTTTCCGGGAACGACGACGGACGCGGTCGTCGTCGGCCACGATCCGTCGGGTTCGACAGCGAATTTCTCGGGCAGCGGTACCGAGGTCGGCGCGGCGACGCGCGCCTGCGTCCGAGACGCCGTCCGGGCGTCGCTCCGTGCCCGCTACGCTGCCGCCGACGCGGACCTGCCGGCATCGGTCGACGATGCGACCCACGGCGTTTCGACGGACGGTCGGGCCAACGTTTTTCGCCCGGCGCTCGCGACCGATCGATCACAACCTGACAGTTAA
- a CDS encoding PRC-barrel domain containing protein — protein MCANFTDDDEGKRVVNANGEEIGIVQNVSQGTAHIDLSPGITDTIKSKLGWGDEDAETYPLDADRVESITDDEIRIQQL, from the coding sequence ATGTGCGCGAATTTCACGGACGACGACGAGGGGAAACGAGTCGTCAACGCGAACGGCGAGGAGATCGGAATCGTACAAAACGTTAGCCAGGGGACCGCCCACATCGATCTCAGCCCCGGCATCACCGATACAATCAAATCGAAGCTCGGCTGGGGCGACGAGGACGCGGAGACCTACCCGCTCGACGCGGATCGCGTCGAATCGATCACCGACGACGAGATTCGGATTCAGCAGCTCTGA
- a CDS encoding amidohydrolase family protein: MSTARGDEADRSPDTATRRRLLAVAGTTGLAGLTPGPSLARNGDGAPRVAQPDADRDDSVSERPLFDAHTHLIPHETLDRDSLSADGLVAWMDDHGVDRAVVHALESPESYPVQAPSWWVLEQVAAYPDRLVPFCSIDPRTLVYGDDAVRELLEGYVERGARGFGELKPGLPIDDRRLETIYEYCAEYGLPILCHLDEKALLDDVGLPGFEDVLASYPGVDFIAHAHFWWAHISADVTAADRGRYPEGAVEPGGRVPELLATYDNVYGDLSAGSGWNALTRDPAYARAFLAAHHERLVWGSDYLAPGQEIPQLTVFDRFDLPDEAWANIRSRNLESVLR, encoded by the coding sequence ATGTCGACCGCTCGAGGTGACGAAGCGGACCGCTCGCCCGACACCGCGACGCGACGCCGGCTACTCGCGGTCGCGGGAACGACCGGACTCGCCGGACTGACTCCGGGACCGAGTCTGGCCCGAAACGGCGATGGGGCCCCTCGAGTCGCGCAGCCCGACGCCGACCGAGACGACTCTGTCTCCGAGCGACCGTTGTTCGACGCCCACACGCATCTGATCCCTCACGAAACGCTCGATAGGGACTCGCTGTCCGCCGACGGACTGGTCGCCTGGATGGACGACCACGGGGTCGACCGCGCCGTCGTCCACGCGCTCGAGTCACCGGAGAGCTATCCCGTGCAAGCGCCGAGCTGGTGGGTCCTCGAACAGGTCGCCGCGTACCCCGATCGGCTGGTCCCGTTCTGTTCGATCGATCCCCGGACGCTGGTCTACGGGGACGACGCCGTCAGGGAGCTGCTTGAAGGGTACGTCGAACGCGGCGCGCGCGGGTTCGGCGAACTCAAGCCCGGCCTGCCGATCGACGACCGGCGACTCGAGACGATCTACGAGTACTGCGCCGAGTACGGGCTGCCGATCCTCTGCCATCTGGACGAGAAGGCGCTGCTGGACGATGTCGGACTACCGGGGTTCGAAGACGTCCTGGCGTCCTATCCGGGCGTCGATTTCATCGCCCACGCGCACTTCTGGTGGGCACACATCTCCGCGGACGTGACGGCCGCCGACCGGGGCCGCTATCCCGAGGGCGCGGTCGAGCCCGGGGGCCGCGTCCCCGAACTACTCGCAACGTACGACAACGTTTACGGCGACCTCTCGGCCGGCTCGGGCTGGAACGCGCTGACTCGAGACCCGGCATACGCTCGAGCGTTCCTCGCGGCCCACCACGAGCGACTCGTCTGGGGATCCGACTACCTCGCTCCCGGACAGGAGATCCCGCAGCTCACCGTGTTCGACCGATTCGATCTCCCGGACGAAGCGTGGGCGAACATCCGCTCGCGGAACCTCGAGAGTGTCCTTCGGTAA